Proteins co-encoded in one Cytophaga hutchinsonii ATCC 33406 genomic window:
- a CDS encoding SRPBCC family protein gives MYRLERTQRLPISIDEAWDFFASPDNLKKITPAYMGFDIKSGGGIPMYAGMIIKYTVRPLLGIPMTWVTEITHVEPQRFFVDEQRVGPYAIWHHQHHFKAIENGVEMTDILHYKLPFGILGNLAHPFLVKNKLEEIFNFRNKKMVELFGTYK, from the coding sequence ATGTACAGACTGGAAAGAACACAGCGTTTGCCGATTTCAATAGATGAAGCCTGGGATTTTTTTGCTTCCCCGGATAATCTGAAAAAAATAACACCTGCTTATATGGGGTTTGATATAAAATCGGGAGGCGGTATACCGATGTATGCAGGCATGATTATAAAATATACCGTTAGACCGTTATTGGGGATACCGATGACGTGGGTAACAGAGATTACACATGTAGAGCCACAACGTTTTTTTGTAGATGAACAGCGTGTAGGGCCATATGCTATCTGGCACCACCAGCATCATTTTAAAGCTATTGAAAACGGGGTTGAAATGACGGATATATTACATTATAAATTACCCTTTGGCATATTGGGAAATCTGGCTCACCCGTTTCTTGTGAAAAATAAGCTGGAAGAAATTTTCAACTTCCGTAATAAAAAAATGGTTGAACTCTTTGGTACCTATAAATAG
- a CDS encoding glycoside hydrolase family 9 protein gives MNQKIRNLIIICAGLFFLSTHLSAQTPYFTPAEYKKALWMTTRFYGGQRAGDNNWLLYNHLPSGVNASLRGKSFLQDGDAGYDLSGGWFDCGDHVKFGQTEYYSAYMLLKGYAEFPTGYGDYYAYDYQGYKTANSWNWEGTGHSPNGIPDILDEVKHATDYFIKCAKNSTTFYYQVGQGGPDHMLWETAVQMQTESVGNGGEPRVVYKNPSDASMPSFCGATLALMSRLYRQYDAAYADLCLEHAKYAYDYAKAHPGTIGSPDGGFYPANSNWRDDYSSMCAELFWATNTAAYKTEALSFTIAASGSANITGNTYGFDYSNNGDIAIYNQALLGNTSAKGVLNTIVTSNYLGNVQGDGQFNGGNTTWGPTRYNANTAFIVALWQKLYGTDATPHKYIYDNIDYLLGKNSSNQSFIVGFGTKSPKFPHHRNVYLRDNNPSDAVKATMTIPAKNQQFGLMVGGSRNASSFSDNVVNYQHTEGGIDYNACLVGVLAYLNSVLAPVSQHPSPNLGADKSLCGTGSIVLNSGIATDTKKTFTWKKDNVVVQAASTTANTYTATAAGTYVVVLDSAGKWSTQDEIIITATLPAFSLGSGVQLCNPATATLDIGATGTGYTYQWKKNNVVLVGATAKTLEVSSAGTYVGTLSASGCTSTTSSVIVTSSLPVAGNDTLCAAGTAALTITGSGGPYQWYTAATGGTLLTTGTSYSPSVTASTTYYVQDGSSVSVTAGPSSASNPLSGGTNGGNVGMKFTASKAFTITQLKILPYVYSCGSSDNVFATFDLSKDGTKIGTYTSSSVPCTGTQSGSPFNTFYTLNFPTAISIPGAGNYTLTPNGGNAIVWFASGANFSTMDAAGVMDITDDTRDDMANSFPGIFDIKIQSGSGCARTPVYAIVNAAFPNCKASKSAQTITFGALPAKVYGDAPFTLAATASSGLAVTYTSSNPAVATVTAAGVVTIVGAGTTVITANQAGNTNYNAATAVPQTLTVGKANQTITFATLPAKTVGDADFTLAATASSGLAVTYTSSNPAVATVTTAGVVTIVGAGTTVITANQAGNANYNAATAVPQTLTVGKANQTITFATLPAKIVGDADFTLAATASSGLAVTYTSSNPAVATVTAAGVVTIVGAGTTVITANQAGNTNYNAATAVPQTLTVGKANQTITFATLPAKIVGDADFTLAATASSGLAVTYTSSNPAVATVTAAGVVTIVGAGTTVITANQAGNANYNAATAVPQTLTVGKANQTITFGTLPAKTVGDASFSLTATASSGLAVTYTSSNPAVATVTAAGVVTIVDAGTTVITANQTGNANYNAAPAVTQTLTVNTPAKTNQTITFGTIPAKTVGDASFSLTATASSGLAVTYTSSNPAVATVTAAGVVTIVGAGTTVITANQAGNTNYNAATAVPQTLTVGKANQTITFATLPAKTVGDADFTLAATASSGLAVTYTSSNPAVATVTTAGVVTIVGAGTTVITANQAGNANYNAATAVPQTLTVGKANQTITFATLPAKIVGDADFTLAATASSGLAVTYTSSNPAVATVTAAGVVTIVGAGTTVITANQAGNATYNAAPAVTQTLTVGKANQTITFGTIPAKTVGDASFTLTATASSGLAVTYTSSNPAVATVTAAGVVTIVGAGTTVITANQAGNATYNAAPAVTQTLTVNTPAKTNQTITFGTLPAKTVGDASFTLTATASSGLAVTYTSSNPAVATVTAAGVVTIVGAGTTVITANQAGNATYNATPAVTQTLTVNTPAKTNQTITFGTIPAKTVGDASFSLTATASSGLAVTYTSSNPAVATVTSAGVVTIVGAGTAVITANQAGNTTYNAAPAVTQTLTVNAPAPVSVIQVLTSTSAIVENDGATINIGSNLMNTSTSLYTFTIKNTGSSNLIIDNIVGSTGFSANQISPSGPILPNSSATFTISGIPNNVGSPRQGTATIFYNSKIFTINVSVSVGTPTGVATMLSQSDIEIYPNPTSGNSNLEFKGTFDNIEVTIYSIDGSKISVSQLGSASSSVGTVEVQELPSGVYLVEVNTTQGKLIKRLIKE, from the coding sequence ATGAATCAAAAGATCAGGAACTTAATCATTATCTGTGCAGGTTTATTCTTCCTTTCAACGCATTTAAGTGCTCAGACACCTTATTTTACCCCAGCTGAATACAAAAAAGCGTTGTGGATGACTACCCGTTTTTATGGTGGTCAGCGTGCAGGCGACAATAACTGGTTATTATACAATCACCTTCCTTCCGGAGTTAATGCTTCATTAAGAGGAAAATCCTTTTTACAGGATGGTGATGCAGGTTATGATTTGAGTGGAGGTTGGTTTGATTGTGGAGATCATGTAAAATTTGGTCAGACGGAATATTATTCTGCCTACATGCTTTTGAAAGGTTATGCTGAATTCCCAACCGGGTACGGTGATTATTATGCCTATGACTACCAAGGATATAAAACAGCAAACAGCTGGAACTGGGAAGGAACAGGCCACTCGCCAAACGGCATACCAGACATTCTGGATGAAGTAAAACATGCTACAGATTATTTTATTAAGTGTGCAAAAAACTCTACAACCTTCTATTATCAGGTCGGTCAGGGTGGGCCCGATCACATGCTTTGGGAAACAGCCGTACAAATGCAGACAGAATCTGTTGGGAATGGCGGAGAACCAAGAGTTGTTTATAAAAACCCCAGTGATGCTTCCATGCCTTCTTTCTGCGGAGCAACATTAGCTTTAATGTCCAGATTATATAGACAATACGATGCAGCGTACGCAGACTTATGCCTGGAGCATGCAAAATATGCCTATGATTACGCGAAGGCACACCCAGGTACAATAGGTTCTCCGGATGGTGGTTTTTATCCTGCCAACAGCAACTGGAGAGATGATTACTCTTCTATGTGTGCCGAATTATTCTGGGCAACCAATACGGCTGCTTATAAAACAGAAGCATTATCGTTTACAATAGCAGCATCCGGTTCTGCAAACATTACTGGTAACACGTATGGATTTGATTATTCAAATAACGGAGATATTGCCATTTACAATCAGGCTTTATTAGGAAATACAAGTGCTAAAGGGGTTTTAAACACGATTGTAACAAGTAATTATTTAGGCAATGTACAGGGAGACGGTCAGTTTAACGGCGGTAATACAACCTGGGGACCGACCCGATACAATGCAAACACTGCATTCATCGTTGCCTTATGGCAAAAATTATATGGAACTGATGCTACTCCCCATAAATATATTTATGACAACATTGATTACTTACTTGGAAAAAACTCAAGTAACCAATCATTTATTGTCGGCTTCGGAACAAAATCTCCAAAATTCCCGCACCATAGAAATGTTTACCTGCGGGATAATAATCCATCCGATGCTGTAAAAGCTACAATGACCATTCCAGCAAAAAATCAACAGTTTGGGTTAATGGTTGGCGGCTCAAGAAACGCATCTTCTTTCAGTGACAATGTTGTAAACTATCAGCACACAGAAGGTGGTATTGATTACAATGCCTGTCTGGTAGGTGTACTCGCTTACCTTAACTCTGTTTTAGCACCCGTATCTCAACACCCTTCTCCAAATTTAGGCGCAGACAAATCGTTGTGTGGTACCGGGAGTATAGTACTGAATTCGGGTATTGCAACGGATACTAAAAAAACATTTACATGGAAAAAAGATAATGTAGTTGTACAGGCTGCTTCAACAACAGCTAATACATATACGGCAACAGCTGCAGGTACCTATGTAGTAGTACTTGATTCTGCAGGCAAATGGTCTACACAGGATGAAATAATAATTACAGCTACATTACCTGCATTCAGCCTTGGATCCGGAGTTCAGTTATGTAACCCGGCTACCGCAACATTAGATATCGGTGCAACAGGCACGGGTTATACCTACCAATGGAAGAAAAACAATGTTGTGCTTGTTGGTGCAACCGCTAAAACATTAGAAGTATCTTCTGCAGGCACCTACGTGGGAACATTAAGTGCATCCGGCTGTACGTCTACAACCAGCAGTGTGATTGTTACGTCTTCTCTGCCCGTTGCCGGAAATGACACACTTTGTGCAGCAGGTACAGCGGCATTAACCATAACAGGCAGCGGCGGTCCTTACCAATGGTATACAGCAGCTACGGGAGGTACATTACTAACAACCGGAACCAGCTACAGTCCTTCTGTAACGGCGTCAACAACCTATTATGTACAGGATGGAAGTTCTGTAAGCGTTACTGCCGGGCCTTCTTCCGCATCTAATCCCTTATCAGGAGGAACAAATGGCGGTAACGTGGGTATGAAATTCACCGCGTCAAAAGCATTCACTATTACACAGCTGAAAATATTACCGTATGTATATAGTTGCGGTTCGAGCGATAATGTATTTGCGACATTTGATCTGTCAAAAGATGGTACCAAAATCGGAACATACACATCCTCTTCTGTTCCTTGCACAGGCACACAAAGTGGCTCTCCGTTCAATACATTTTATACGTTGAATTTCCCGACAGCAATTTCTATCCCGGGTGCAGGAAATTATACCCTAACACCAAATGGCGGTAACGCAATTGTATGGTTTGCTTCCGGTGCAAACTTCAGTACCATGGATGCTGCCGGTGTAATGGACATTACAGATGATACACGTGATGACATGGCAAACTCCTTCCCGGGTATCTTCGATATAAAAATACAATCCGGTTCAGGTTGTGCAAGAACACCCGTATACGCGATTGTAAATGCCGCCTTCCCGAATTGCAAAGCCAGTAAATCAGCACAGACAATTACCTTCGGAGCCTTACCAGCTAAAGTTTACGGAGACGCACCTTTCACGTTGGCAGCTACCGCTTCTTCCGGCTTAGCCGTAACCTATACAAGCAGCAACCCTGCGGTAGCAACTGTTACTGCTGCCGGTGTGGTTACAATCGTTGGTGCAGGCACTACCGTGATTACAGCAAATCAGGCAGGTAATACAAACTACAATGCTGCAACTGCTGTACCGCAAACATTAACCGTTGGCAAAGCAAACCAGACCATTACATTCGCAACACTTCCGGCTAAAACAGTTGGTGATGCAGACTTTACGTTAGCAGCAACAGCTTCTTCCGGCTTAGCCGTTACCTATACAAGCAGCAACCCTGCGGTAGCAACTGTTACTACTGCCGGTGTGGTTACCATCGTTGGTGCAGGTACTACCGTAATTACAGCAAACCAGGCAGGTAATGCAAACTACAATGCTGCAACTGCTGTACCGCAAACATTAACCGTTGGCAAAGCAAACCAGACCATTACATTCGCAACACTTCCGGCTAAAATAGTTGGTGATGCAGACTTTACGTTGGCAGCTACCGCTTCTTCCGGCTTAGCCGTAACGTACACAAGCAGCAACCCTGCGGTAGCAACGGTTACTGCTGCCGGTGTGGTTACCATCGTTGGTGCAGGTACTACCGTAATTACAGCAAACCAGGCAGGTAATACAAACTACAATGCTGCAACTGCTGTACCGCAAACATTAACCGTTGGCAAAGCAAACCAGACCATTACATTCGCAACACTTCCGGCTAAAATAGTTGGTGATGCAGACTTTACGTTGGCAGCTACCGCTTCTTCCGGCTTAGCCGTAACGTACACAAGCAGCAACCCTGCGGTAGCAACGGTTACTGCTGCCGGTGTGGTTACCATCGTTGGTGCAGGTACTACCGTAATTACAGCAAACCAGGCAGGAAATGCAAACTACAATGCTGCAACTGCTGTACCGCAAACATTAACCGTTGGCAAAGCAAACCAGACCATTACATTCGGAACACTTCCGGCTAAAACAGTTGGTGATGCCAGCTTCAGCTTAACCGCAACAGCTTCTTCCGGTTTAGCCGTAACGTATACAAGCAGCAACCCTGCGGTAGCAACGGTTACTGCTGCCGGTGTGGTTACCATCGTTGATGCAGGTACTACCGTGATTACAGCAAACCAGACAGGTAATGCAAACTACAACGCTGCTCCTGCTGTTACGCAGACATTAACGGTAAATACACCTGCTAAAACAAACCAGACAATTACATTCGGAACAATTCCGGCTAAAACAGTTGGTGATGCCAGCTTCAGCTTAACCGCAACGGCTTCTTCCGGTTTAGCCGTAACCTATACAAGCAGCAACCCGGCCGTAGCAACGGTTACTGCTGCCGGTGTGGTTACAATCGTTGGTGCAGGCACTACCGTGATTACAGCAAATCAGGCAGGTAATACAAACTACAATGCTGCAACTGCTGTACCGCAAACATTAACCGTTGGCAAAGCAAACCAGACCATTACATTCGCAACACTTCCGGCTAAAACAGTTGGTGATGCAGACTTTACGTTAGCAGCAACAGCTTCTTCCGGCTTAGCCGTTACCTATACAAGCAGCAACCCTGCGGTAGCAACTGTTACTACTGCCGGTGTGGTTACCATCGTTGGTGCAGGTACTACCGTAATTACAGCAAACCAGGCAGGTAATGCAAACTACAATGCTGCAACTGCTGTACCGCAAACATTAACCGTTGGCAAAGCAAACCAGACCATTACATTCGCAACACTTCCGGCTAAAATAGTTGGTGATGCAGACTTTACGTTGGCAGCTACCGCTTCTTCCGGCTTAGCCGTAACGTACACAAGCAGCAACCCTGCGGTAGCAACGGTTACTGCTGCCGGTGTGGTTACCATCGTTGGTGCAGGTACTACCGTGATTACAGCAAACCAGGCTGGAAACGCTACTTACAACGCCGCTCCTGCTGTTACGCAGACATTAACCGTTGGCAAAGCAAACCAGACAATTACCTTCGGAACAATTCCGGCTAAAACGGTTGGTGATGCCAGCTTTACCTTAACCGCAACGGCTTCTTCAGGTTTAGCCGTAACGTACACAAGCAGCAACCCTGCGGTAGCAACCGTTACTGCTGCCGGTGTGGTTACTATTGTTGGTGCAGGCACTACGGTTATTACAGCCAACCAGGCTGGAAACGCTACTTACAACGCCGCTCCTGCTGTTACGCAGACATTAACGGTAAATACACCTGCTAAAACAAACCAGACAATTACCTTCGGAACTCTTCCGGCTAAAACGGTTGGTGATGCAAGCTTTACCTTAACCGCAACGGCTTCTTCCGGTTTAGCCGTAACGTACACAAGCAGCAACCCTGCGGTAGCAACCGTTACTGCTGCCGGTGTGGTTACTATTGTTGGTGCAGGCACTACGGTTATTACAGCCAACCAGGCTGGAAACGCTACTTACAACGCCACTCCTGCTGTTACGCAGACATTAACGGTAAATACACCTGCTAAAACAAACCAGACAATTACATTCGGAACAATTCCGGCTAAAACAGTTGGTGATGCCAGCTTCAGCTTAACCGCAACGGCTTCTTCCGGTTTAGCCGTAACGTACACAAGCAGCAACCCTGCCGTAGCAACGGTTACTTCCGCTGGTGTGGTTACTATCGTTGGTGCAGGTACTGCCGTAATTACAGCAAACCAGGCTGGAAACACTACTTACAACGCCGCTCCTGCTGTTACACAGACATTAACCGTGAATGCGCCGGCACCAGTATCTGTTATTCAGGTTTTAACCAGTACATCTGCCATCGTTGAGAATGACGGAGCAACGATCAATATCGGTTCTAATTTGATGAACACTTCTACTTCATTGTATACATTCACTATAAAAAATACAGGATCCAGCAATTTAATTATTGACAACATTGTTGGCTCAACAGGATTCAGCGCGAATCAGATCTCTCCTTCAGGTCCTATTCTTCCGAATTCATCTGCAACGTTTACTATTTCAGGTATACCAAATAATGTTGGCAGCCCAAGACAGGGAACAGCTACGATATTCTACAACAGTAAAATATTTACAATTAATGTATCGGTAAGTGTGGGAACTCCTACCGGTGTTGCAACGATGCTGTCTCAATCTGATATTGAAATCTATCCGAATCCTACCAGCGGTAATTCTAACTTAGAATTCAAAGGTACTTTTGACAATATAGAAGTAACTATATACAGTATCGACGGAAGTAAAATTTCAGTTTCTCAGCTTGGCTCCGCGAGTAGTTCGGTAGGTACGGTTGAAGTACAGGAATTACCTTCTGGTGTTTACCTGGTTGAAGTAAACACCACACAGGGAAAATTGATAAAACGCCTTATAAAAGAATAG
- a CDS encoding glycoside hydrolase family 9 protein: MIKKTSLLLFAYLIVFTHQLFSQTPYFTSTEYKKALWMTTRFYGGQRSGDNNWLLYNHLPSGVDASLRGKAFIADKDGTYDLSGGWHDCGDHVKFGQTEFYSAYMLLKGYAEFPAGYGDYYAYDYQGYKTSGSWSFEGTGHAPNGIPDILDEVKHATDFFIKCAKDATTFYYQVGQGDPDHKQWVTAVKMQTLSVANGGQTRATYKNPNDASMPSFCGATLALMSRLYRPYDAAYADLCLVHAKYAYDYAKTKTSTVGSPDGSFYAANDNYKDDYSTMCAELFWATNTASYKTEALSFSISTAPGQGADIYGKNYGFDYSNNGDIAIYNQALLGNTYAKDVLNSIVNSFYLNNTRSDGQFNDGNTSWGPLRYNANTAFIVALWQKLYGTSATPNKYIYDNIDYILGKNSSNQSFVVGFGTKSPAHPHHRNVYLSDANTPVNSLAIPAKNQQFGLMVGGTRNAGSFNDNLETYTHTEGGIDYNACLVGVLAYINSVLSPVVTHSTPSLGADQSLCGKTSIVLNSNVNVDNIKTYTWKNGTTIVQAASKTAKTLTVTSAGTYTCILDSLGIWSTQDEIVITSTLPAVNLGATKQLCNPATATLDIGASGTGYTYQWKKNNVVLLGETSKTLVVHKSGTYIGILSATGCPSTSGSVTITSLLPNAGNDTLCSAGIANLSISGSGGPYQWYTAATNGTLLTTGTTYKPAVSAPVTTYYVQDGGSVNVTAVPSNTGFTGPQNAGSIGITFTAAKAFTITQLKVLPYVYSCNGENVFVTFDLFQGTTKLASYTSSSVVCTGTQSGTTFTPYTLNFPTAINIPAAGSYTLTPSAGNQLVWYSGGADYTTMDVSGVIDVTGPTSTYQPNSFPGIYDIKILSGSGCARTPVYAVVNSNYPSCKITTDINTSAQAKGYNIYPNPSNETFRLTSPSTVDITIMNALGQAVESFSNITELNFGQHLKPGMYYVIMSQDGLTIQTMNIIKY; this comes from the coding sequence ATGATTAAAAAAACCAGTCTCCTGCTTTTTGCTTACTTAATCGTATTTACCCATCAATTATTCAGTCAAACCCCTTACTTTACCAGTACAGAGTATAAAAAAGCACTCTGGATGACTACACGTTTTTACGGCGGTCAACGTTCCGGCGATAATAACTGGCTATTATATAACCATTTACCATCAGGTGTGGATGCTTCGTTGAGAGGTAAAGCATTTATAGCAGATAAAGACGGCACCTACGATCTTTCCGGCGGATGGCATGATTGCGGTGATCACGTAAAATTCGGGCAAACAGAATTCTATTCAGCTTACATGTTGTTAAAAGGATATGCAGAATTTCCGGCTGGTTATGGTGACTATTATGCATACGACTATCAAGGATATAAAACATCCGGCAGCTGGTCTTTTGAAGGAACAGGACACGCACCTAATGGGATTCCGGACATTTTAGATGAAGTCAAACATGCAACCGATTTTTTCATCAAATGCGCCAAAGATGCAACAACTTTTTATTACCAGGTTGGCCAGGGTGATCCGGATCACAAACAATGGGTAACAGCAGTAAAAATGCAGACGTTATCTGTTGCAAACGGCGGACAGACACGTGCTACCTATAAAAACCCGAACGATGCTTCCATGCCTTCTTTTTGCGGTGCTACCTTAGCATTAATGTCGCGTTTATACAGACCATATGATGCCGCTTATGCCGATTTATGTCTTGTGCATGCAAAATATGCTTATGACTATGCAAAAACAAAAACTTCCACTGTTGGTTCACCTGATGGAAGCTTTTATGCTGCAAACGATAATTACAAGGATGATTATTCAACAATGTGTGCAGAATTATTCTGGGCTACAAACACCGCCTCCTATAAAACAGAAGCGCTAAGCTTTTCAATAAGTACCGCTCCGGGCCAAGGAGCTGACATTTATGGAAAAAATTACGGGTTTGATTATTCAAACAATGGTGATATTGCAATTTATAACCAGGCATTACTAGGCAATACATATGCAAAAGATGTACTAAATTCAATTGTAAATTCTTTTTATTTAAATAATACCCGAAGTGATGGTCAGTTTAATGATGGCAATACCAGCTGGGGGCCGCTGCGTTATAATGCCAACACCGCTTTCATTGTGGCTTTATGGCAAAAACTATATGGTACAAGCGCTACTCCTAATAAATACATTTATGACAACATCGATTATATTTTAGGAAAAAACTCCAGCAACCAATCATTTGTTGTTGGTTTCGGAACAAAATCTCCTGCGCACCCACACCATAGAAATGTTTATTTAAGTGATGCAAACACGCCGGTAAACAGCCTGGCAATACCTGCAAAAAATCAGCAATTTGGCTTAATGGTAGGCGGTACAAGAAATGCCGGTTCCTTTAATGACAATCTTGAAACCTATACACATACAGAAGGCGGTATTGATTACAATGCTTGCCTGGTTGGTGTATTAGCCTACATCAATTCCGTACTCAGCCCTGTCGTTACACACTCTACGCCAAGCCTTGGCGCCGACCAGTCTCTATGCGGCAAAACAAGTATTGTGTTAAATTCAAATGTAAACGTTGACAATATCAAAACATATACCTGGAAAAACGGCACTACGATTGTACAGGCAGCTTCAAAAACAGCTAAAACACTTACCGTAACTTCAGCCGGTACATATACCTGTATTCTTGACTCACTAGGCATCTGGTCTACTCAGGACGAAATTGTTATTACCTCTACTCTTCCGGCAGTTAATCTTGGAGCAACAAAACAATTGTGCAACCCTGCAACGGCAACATTAGATATCGGCGCTTCAGGAACAGGCTATACGTATCAATGGAAAAAGAATAACGTTGTGTTATTGGGAGAAACGTCTAAAACGTTGGTGGTACATAAATCCGGAACGTATATTGGTATATTAAGCGCAACAGGCTGTCCTTCTACTTCAGGAAGTGTAACTATTACATCGCTTCTGCCTAATGCAGGCAACGATACCCTTTGCAGTGCAGGAATAGCAAACCTTAGCATCAGCGGAAGCGGCGGTCCATATCAATGGTATACTGCAGCAACCAACGGCACATTACTTACAACAGGTACTACGTACAAACCAGCCGTATCTGCTCCTGTTACAACCTATTATGTACAGGATGGCGGTTCCGTAAATGTTACAGCAGTACCAAGCAATACAGGCTTCACAGGTCCTCAAAATGCAGGCTCAATCGGCATTACCTTTACAGCTGCAAAAGCGTTTACGATTACACAGTTAAAAGTATTACCTTATGTGTACAGCTGTAACGGAGAAAATGTATTTGTTACCTTCGATCTTTTCCAGGGAACAACGAAACTTGCTTCATACACCTCTTCATCTGTTGTTTGTACAGGTACACAATCCGGAACAACTTTTACTCCTTATACATTAAACTTCCCTACAGCAATAAATATTCCTGCTGCCGGTTCTTATACATTAACACCAAGTGCGGGTAATCAATTAGTATGGTATAGTGGCGGTGCCGATTATACAACGATGGATGTTAGTGGAGTCATTGATGTTACAGGACCTACAAGTACCTATCAGCCAAATTCATTCCCTGGAATTTACGACATAAAAATTCTATCCGGATCTGGTTGTGCAAGAACTCCTGTATACGCTGTAGTAAATTCCAATTATCCGTCATGTAAAATAACTACGGATATTAATACATCTGCACAGGCAAAAGGATACAACATTTATCCAAACCCGTCAAACGAAACATTCAGGTTGACAAGTCCATCTACAGTTGATATAACCATTATGAATGCACTGGGCCAGGCTGTTGAATCCTTCTCAAATATCACGGAATTGAATTTTGGACAGCATTTAAAACCAGGCATGTACTATGTGATAATGAGTCAGGATGGATTAACCATTCAAACGATGAATATCATTAAATACTAA
- a CDS encoding PAS domain-containing protein — protein sequence MLEYDKKIANIESKVKYLESILDSIDISNVDKLDKKFLDYKNSTVYKEYDDKGFENLSVDKTNLFLKIIIESMPFPVFIKDENSTYQVVNALEAKLFEVPEEEIIGKNDAHFIKDEDELSLIKETDEKVLKTKNAIELPEQSFSLPNGSSYSFKTHKIPFFNPITGQTNILGFSMDVTDSIQLNHLKKIVLMCSNPIL from the coding sequence ATGCTCGAATACGACAAAAAGATCGCAAATATTGAAAGTAAGGTTAAATATTTAGAGTCTATTTTAGATAGTATTGATATTTCTAATGTTGATAAGTTAGATAAAAAGTTCTTAGATTATAAAAATAGTACTGTTTATAAGGAGTACGACGATAAAGGTTTTGAAAATTTATCGGTTGACAAAACAAATTTATTTCTCAAAATTATTATCGAAAGTATGCCTTTTCCTGTATTCATTAAAGATGAAAATAGTACATATCAGGTTGTAAATGCACTTGAAGCAAAACTTTTTGAGGTTCCGGAGGAAGAAATAATCGGTAAAAATGATGCGCATTTTATAAAAGATGAAGACGAATTATCGCTTATTAAAGAAACGGATGAAAAGGTATTAAAAACCAAAAATGCAATTGAACTTCCTGAGCAAAGTTTTTCATTGCCTAACGGTTCTTCTTATTCTTTTAAAACACATAAAATTCCATTTTTTAACCCCATTACCGGCCAGACGAACATTTTGGGCTTTTCAATGGATGTAACGGATTCTATTCAGTTAAATCACCTGAAAAAAATTGTACTCATGTGCAGCAATCCTATTCTATAA